A region of Mycoplasmopsis bovirhinis DNA encodes the following proteins:
- a CDS encoding S8 family serine peptidase: MGKWIFFLGQGVKIVNNSWGVFDPKNNKESQVYNNDSHYFDELIKSKPELVNFISAGNNFETWKKDGKLIEAYEPLAGIALSKNSIVIGAINNDYLQTKTNYSQIGSDKNYITAVTSGGSYNFSTRTDDDFFSGSGTSFSTPVITALTSMVIQRNPYWFNLGHDSIIAKSAIISGSVKPRYTNAVYTNETGFGIPQFEFVDQAVKNLKYHKKTGPKFTTNHSIYLNKGDTIRANISWLAEVKNKQNIVDFDLKVYDPSNTLLTSSILGERNTETVEFTAQKKRIL; encoded by the coding sequence CTGGGGAAATGAATTTTTTTCCTAGGACAAGGTGTAAAAATAGTAAACAACAGTTGAGGTGTATTTGATCCAAAAAATAATAAGGAAAGTCAAGTATATAATAATGATTCACATTATTTTGATGAATTAATTAAGTCAAAGCCAGAACTTGTTAATTTCATATCAGCTGGTAATAATTTTGAAACTTGAAAAAAAGATGGAAAACTTATAGAGGCTTATGAGCCATTAGCAGGCATTGCTTTATCTAAAAATAGTATAGTTATTGGTGCTATTAATAATGACTATTTACAAACTAAAACAAATTATAGTCAAATAGGTAGCGATAAAAATTATATAACCGCCGTTACATCTGGTGGATCTTATAATTTTTCAACTAGAACCGACGATGACTTCTTTTCAGGAAGCGGTACAAGTTTTTCAACTCCAGTCATTACTGCTTTAACATCAATGGTTATACAAAGAAATCCATATTGATTTAATTTAGGGCATGATTCAATAATTGCTAAATCTGCAATAATTTCAGGTTCTGTAAAACCAAGATACACAAATGCTGTTTATACAAATGAAACAGGGTTTGGAATACCTCAGTTTGAATTTGTAGATCAAGCTGTTAAAAATCTTAAATACCATAAAAAAACGGGACCTAAATTTACTACAAACCATAGCATCTATTTAAATAAAGGAGATACAATTAGAGCAAATATTTCATGATTAGCAGAAGTAAAAAATAAGCAAAATATAGTTGATTTTGATTTAAAAGTTTACGATCCAAGTAATACTTTATTAACATCTTCTATTTTAGGAGAGAGAAACACTGAAACAGTAGAATTTACAGCTCAAAAAAAGCGGATATTATAA
- a CDS encoding S8 family serine peptidase, which translates to MFKKVRNIFFGATSVLTILPLVSVSSNKLLIAENNNKKIQYINLNSAYVKAQAEESDEGRTINLGANRLEIFVRLTQTQLDKITKFINHNTGKDVPILYHEFSGVLSIAYIKSIDNNKLNDLVLNFFKDNNIEYTNIYSFNTNTYYDNFKIQKENGKITKGQAYVSPRQDYSHFEHEYDNEWLFSFLGLDKKTRKEHFNNYINSKVNIGVLESGGVVETDSDAFTWNKKYGNGVSWRNELFYYESWSRHATQVAELIAGKKGINQTLGIISVELNLFWTGITGELNYLLGHTNIVNNSWSLDSTGLAWNRGLYNYLDNLIFNNPELINIFSAGNGFDKGKKEIDGVQLSKNSIIIGATDNYNLEKKSGYSQIGNNKNFISVVAPGGYYRFTDRNKYKDNNGNWVTRGYTNIGTSFSAPVISTIAGMLKQKYKWHFDLGSDSIIFKSALISGSRRPKEIQSIYTPETGYGIPQYDKIQEAMRSLIVLKKTDKNPDVGQNSRKVYFSAGEKVRATLAFLYNGSNDSTDIDFMVKTKDGNVLVSGINGDRNAEVVEFVAPYSGLYTFEAYTYKTTRKNVEVAITYVTEDQKKNLKI; encoded by the coding sequence ATGTTTAAAAAAGTTAGAAATATATTTTTTGGTGCTACTAGTGTGCTAACGATTTTACCGCTAGTGAGTGTAAGTTCAAACAAGCTGTTAATAGCGGAAAATAATAATAAAAAAATCCAATATATAAATTTAAATAGTGCGTATGTTAAAGCACAGGCCGAGGAATCTGATGAAGGTAGAACTATTAATTTGGGAGCTAATCGCCTTGAAATCTTTGTGCGTTTAACACAAACACAATTGGATAAAATAACTAAATTTATTAATCATAATACAGGAAAAGATGTTCCTATATTATATCATGAATTTAGTGGTGTTTTATCAATTGCATATATAAAAAGCATCGATAACAATAAATTAAATGACCTGGTACTTAATTTTTTCAAAGATAATAATATTGAGTACACTAATATTTATTCTTTTAATACAAATACATATTATGATAATTTTAAGATACAAAAAGAAAATGGAAAAATTACCAAAGGCCAAGCATATGTTAGTCCTAGGCAAGATTACTCTCATTTTGAGCATGAATATGATAATGAATGGCTTTTTTCTTTTTTAGGTTTAGATAAAAAAACTCGTAAGGAACACTTTAATAATTATATTAATAGCAAAGTAAATATTGGTGTACTAGAATCTGGCGGAGTTGTCGAAACAGATTCTGATGCTTTTACTTGAAATAAAAAATATGGAAACGGTGTTTCTTGGCGTAATGAACTGTTTTATTATGAAAGTTGATCTAGGCATGCTACTCAGGTTGCTGAATTGATAGCAGGAAAAAAGGGAATTAATCAAACACTTGGTATTATTTCTGTAGAATTAAATTTATTTTGGACCGGTATTACGGGTGAATTAAATTACTTGTTAGGGCATACTAACATTGTAAATAATAGTTGGTCATTAGATTCGACAGGACTTGCCTGAAATAGAGGTTTATATAATTATTTGGATAATTTAATATTTAATAATCCTGAATTAATTAATATATTTTCCGCTGGTAATGGTTTTGACAAAGGAAAAAAAGAAATTGATGGTGTTCAACTATCAAAAAATAGCATAATCATAGGAGCTACTGATAATTATAATCTTGAGAAAAAATCAGGATATAGTCAAATTGGAAATAATAAAAACTTTATTTCTGTTGTAGCTCCTGGTGGTTATTATCGTTTTACAGATAGAAATAAATATAAAGATAATAATGGAAACTGGGTAACAAGAGGCTATACAAATATAGGAACTAGTTTTTCTGCTCCAGTAATTAGTACAATTGCTGGTATGTTGAAACAAAAATATAAGTGACATTTTGATTTAGGTTCTGACTCGATAATTTTTAAATCTGCATTAATTAGTGGTTCAAGAAGACCAAAGGAAATACAAAGCATATATACACCAGAAACTGGTTATGGTATTCCTCAATATGATAAAATTCAAGAAGCAATGCGCTCTTTAATAGTTTTAAAGAAAACAGATAAAAATCCTGATGTTGGGCAAAACTCAAGAAAAGTATACTTTAGTGCCGGCGAAAAAGTTCGCGCTACATTAGCATTTTTATATAATGGTTCAAATGACTCTACTGATATTGATTTTATGGTAAAGACGAAAGACGGTAATGTTCTTGTCTCTGGAATTAATGGTGATAGAAACGCGGAAGTTGTTGAGTTTGTTGCTCCGTATTCAGGGTTATATACTTTCGAAGCTTATACTTATAAAACAACCCGCAAAAATGTTGAAGTGGCAATAACTTATGTTACAGAAGACCAAAAAAAGAATCTTAAAATATAG
- a CDS encoding TMEM164 family acyltransferase: MNFWHYRRNIADFSSSRPLFLSFFVLSLFVILFLYIYLKRVYNYFNQEGKKFIFKTLSLENLFVAIGIFTTIYNLIRLGFLIGIDYPYKWELFPLHLCRFFSFTIPLLYIFKKGPKINMVSILAVFGAIFGFLFADLGADPVATQIDREYNNLKEGTREWNNAGFNLGYDNVLFWDFIFAHSFVLIMPVFTHIVYGPKAKIKLRNFVQGSALMLGMLVLVLIGNIVLFQGIKNSNNRVQIQWTSNWFYLGAKGINTLGKLSKWPFSPIIFGLAGVLVNILGYIFYMFMSSIDFEFNKYYMPNKVTRKRFKDVWNELKTPWKKVLNFRIEE, from the coding sequence ATGAATTTTTGACATTATCGCAGAAATATAGCAGATTTTAGCAGTTCAAGGCCATTATTTTTATCATTTTTTGTACTCAGCTTATTTGTAATCTTATTTTTATACATTTACCTCAAAAGGGTATATAACTATTTCAATCAAGAAGGCAAAAAATTTATTTTCAAAACACTATCACTTGAAAATTTATTTGTGGCAATTGGTATTTTTACCACAATATATAATTTAATTCGCTTAGGTTTTTTAATTGGAATCGATTATCCTTATAAATGAGAATTATTCCCATTGCATTTATGTAGGTTTTTTAGTTTTACAATCCCTCTTTTATATATATTTAAAAAAGGTCCTAAAATTAATATGGTAAGTATTTTAGCTGTCTTTGGGGCGATATTTGGATTTTTATTTGCTGATTTAGGAGCAGATCCAGTTGCAACCCAAATTGACAGAGAATATAATAATCTTAAAGAAGGAACTAGAGAGTGAAACAATGCTGGTTTTAACTTAGGCTATGACAACGTTCTATTTTGAGATTTTATTTTTGCTCACTCATTTGTTTTAATTATGCCAGTATTTACCCATATTGTATATGGTCCAAAAGCAAAAATAAAATTAAGAAATTTTGTACAAGGGTCAGCCTTGATGCTTGGTATGTTAGTTTTAGTATTAATTGGTAATATCGTGTTATTCCAAGGAATTAAGAATTCTAATAATAGAGTTCAGATCCAATGGACATCTAATTGATTCTATTTAGGTGCTAAAGGAATTAATACTTTAGGTAAACTATCTAAATGACCATTTTCTCCAATTATCTTTGGGCTTGCTGGTGTATTAGTCAATATCCTTGGTTATATTTTTTATATGTTTATGTCAAGTATTGACTTTGAATTTAATAAATACTATATGCCTAATAAAGTAACACGTAAAAGATTTAAGGATGTTTGAAATGAACTAAAAACTCCTTGAAAAAAAGTTTTAAATTTTAGAATTGAGGAATAG
- a CDS encoding MYPU_1760 family metalloprotease — MKRSKFLLISTNLVAISSFAMISCASVEKPQKPDQPSPQPQPDPSEIAVNNFKTAYAGILSKNKDNITLEDENSVNVALNAFSLLEDNVKQLLTAEKSLLDDLLAKIAEIKQSQTNETNLPGENLGSQKQPSNNDSEINDPDTDNDKNNQNNSGQTSSSKEQEKTPVDDPGTTQPEKSLEQEKVVINKFLPISEGERYFSSLNSQEKQKELNELNYILYEDLNKVEQKSYNGLSYLEYKDKITGIIFKEYSYGYNQSGPLYLLNKEGLLLIAHEFKRKIPYGQEVRDLDSITINNVSEITSQSLGLYRPLEKRIYVNGTNLNNKGFSLYEMVGSLMQTIFHEYMHHWAMSYAETGLIEGNKLNVTDQEAKDINQMKTTELYYNPAANFGHQGHSHGQRQFWNSYFVSNFYNLLNYDVSQKGYLSDEVLDKLNIKNKENLLYNNLSINDMWRLANELNTPEHLKNKSQSQTLSVSPSGVYTTSINRLKYTFSMTELVPREYTKYAYESYFSINDLNKSEQRHDARQSTVNWFGLRYYTQNQNNQWMVFFYPSHNTEDWSHTYLNNFDSLTARYWFDKLGNGLDNPTKHNVAIMPNSVFEINEFRFKNEGSESEIGELAPEKTRSRSKEFYKLFLDTMGYGKTISQVFYRSDVTDGQPGYGAGVVGWPDRLKFSGFIDVNHKVDGLVIKDANGEYKHSLLEYSNSFNFFGLQNFDQGANLYSEDDKGEKIVTQDRQKQISNRLYPNNIGYNNYLSYITNDFLEVKENSEVYLWTDLNKDGKVTENELNSSQITLPTQRPVTNQRNTNHNVSNFDKFIIKNIDGKTVIKKL; from the coding sequence ATGAAACGAAGTAAATTCTTACTTATATCTACAAATTTAGTAGCAATTTCATCATTTGCAATGATATCATGTGCTAGTGTTGAAAAACCGCAAAAACCAGATCAACCATCTCCACAGCCACAGCCTGATCCATCCGAAATTGCAGTAAATAATTTTAAAACCGCTTATGCAGGAATTTTAAGCAAAAATAAAGATAATATTACCCTAGAAGATGAAAATAGTGTGAATGTTGCTTTAAATGCTTTTTCATTATTAGAGGACAATGTTAAACAATTACTTACTGCAGAAAAAAGTTTATTAGATGATTTGCTTGCTAAAATAGCAGAAATTAAGCAATCTCAAACTAATGAAACTAATTTACCAGGTGAAAATCTTGGAAGCCAAAAGCAGCCAAGCAACAATGATTCAGAGATAAATGATCCAGACACGGACAATGATAAAAATAATCAAAATAATAGTGGCCAAACATCTAGCAGCAAAGAACAAGAAAAAACACCGGTTGATGATCCAGGAACAACCCAACCAGAAAAATCACTTGAACAAGAAAAAGTAGTAATAAATAAATTTCTTCCAATAAGTGAAGGGGAAAGATATTTTTCTTCTTTAAACTCGCAAGAAAAGCAAAAAGAGTTAAATGAATTAAACTATATCTTATATGAAGATCTAAATAAAGTTGAACAAAAATCCTATAATGGTTTATCTTATTTAGAATATAAAGATAAAATAACTGGAATTATCTTTAAAGAATATAGTTATGGTTATAACCAAAGTGGCCCTTTATACTTACTTAATAAAGAAGGTCTTTTACTAATAGCCCATGAATTTAAGCGTAAAATACCATATGGTCAGGAAGTAAGGGATTTAGATTCTATTACTATTAATAACGTATCTGAAATAACTAGTCAATCTCTTGGTCTATATCGTCCACTTGAAAAAAGGATTTATGTTAACGGAACTAACCTAAATAATAAGGGCTTTTCATTATATGAAATGGTTGGTAGTTTAATGCAAACAATCTTTCATGAATATATGCACCATTGAGCCATGTCTTATGCTGAAACAGGGTTAATTGAAGGCAATAAATTAAATGTTACAGACCAAGAGGCAAAAGATATTAACCAAATGAAAACTACTGAACTTTATTATAATCCTGCAGCTAATTTTGGTCATCAAGGTCATTCGCATGGTCAAAGGCAATTTTGAAATTCTTATTTTGTAAGTAATTTTTATAATTTATTAAATTATGATGTATCTCAAAAGGGTTATCTAAGTGATGAAGTTTTAGATAAATTAAATATTAAGAACAAAGAGAATTTATTGTACAACAACTTATCAATCAATGATATGTGACGTTTGGCCAATGAATTAAATACACCAGAACATTTAAAAAATAAATCTCAAAGTCAAACTTTAAGTGTATCACCTAGTGGGGTGTATACTACAAGTATTAACAGGTTAAAATATACTTTTAGCATGACTGAATTAGTTCCTAGAGAATATACTAAGTATGCTTACGAATCATACTTTTCAATTAATGATCTTAATAAATCAGAACAAAGGCATGATGCAAGGCAAAGTACGGTTAATTGATTTGGACTTAGATACTATACTCAAAATCAAAATAATCAATGAATGGTGTTTTTTTATCCAAGTCATAATACCGAAGATTGATCACATACATATTTAAATAATTTTGATTCTTTAACTGCGAGATATTGGTTTGATAAATTGGGTAATGGCTTAGATAATCCAACTAAACATAATGTTGCAATTATGCCTAATTCAGTATTTGAAATAAATGAATTTAGATTTAAAAATGAAGGATCTGAAAGCGAAATAGGTGAATTAGCGCCAGAAAAAACTAGATCTCGATCAAAAGAATTTTATAAATTATTTTTAGATACCATGGGATATGGCAAAACTATTAGCCAAGTATTTTATCGCTCAGATGTAACAGATGGTCAACCAGGATATGGTGCAGGTGTAGTAGGTTGACCAGATAGGCTTAAATTCTCTGGCTTTATTGATGTAAATCATAAAGTTGATGGTTTAGTTATAAAGGATGCCAATGGTGAATATAAACATAGTTTATTAGAATATTCTAATAGTTTTAACTTCTTTGGTCTTCAAAACTTTGATCAAGGCGCTAATTTATATTCTGAAGATGATAAGGGAGAAAAAATAGTTACTCAGGACCGCCAAAAACAAATTAGCAATAGATTATACCCAAATAATATCGGATATAATAATTATTTAAGTTATATTACCAATGACTTCTTAGAAGTTAAAGAAAACTCAGAAGTATACCTTTGAACAGATCTAAATAAAGATGGTAAGGTTACAGAAAATGAGCTAAATTCATCACAAATAACCTTGCCAACTCAACGGCCCGTAACAAACCAAAGAAACACAAATCATAATGTTTCTAACTTTGATAAATTTATAATAAAAAATATTGATGGCAAAACTGTTATTAAAAAACTATAA
- the fusA gene encoding elongation factor G codes for MARDYDLKDYRNIGIMAHIDAGKTTTTERILFHTGKIHKIGETHDGVSQMDWMEQEKERGITITSAATTAFWKGKRINIIDTPGHVDFTVEVERSLRVLDGAVAVLDAQSGVEPQTETVWRQATNYKVPRIVYVNKMDKAGADFAASVASVKQRLGGNAVAIQWPIGAESDFKGVIDLVTRQAFTYNGEPQEEEFPTAIPADLEEIVEIKRQELLEAVAAFDEELMMLVLEGQEVEVEDFKVAIRKATLTSEFFPVVCGTSFKNKGVKKMIDAVVDYLPSPLDIPAIKAHEGENEVSVEASDEGNFAALAFKVMNDPFVGSLTFFRVYRGVLNKGSYVFNSTKGEKERIGRVLQMHANSRVEIDECRAGDIAAAVGLKYTTTGDTLIDEKSPKIVLERMVFPEPVISQALEPESKAATEKLSLGLQKLAAEDPTFRTYTDEETGQTIIAGMGELHLDIIVDRLKREFGVQAKVGAPQVSYRETITKTADVEGKHIKQSGGKGQYGHVWLKFEPNPDGGFEFVDKIVGGKIPKEYIKSIQKGLEEKMAAGILAGYQMIDIKATLFDGSYHDVDSSEMAYKIAASKALTKAKDQIGTVLLEPIMDVSVVVPSDHMGDVIGDLSRRRGLVNDQEQRNDGAVVVRAQVPLSEMFGYSTELRSMTSGRGTYQMQFDHYEKTPKNISDEIIKRRNLQSKDED; via the coding sequence ATGGCTAGAGATTACGATTTAAAAGATTACCGTAATATTGGTATTATGGCCCACATTGATGCAGGTAAAACTACCACAACAGAAAGAATTTTATTCCATACAGGTAAAATCCATAAAATTGGTGAAACACATGATGGTGTTTCGCAAATGGACTGAATGGAACAAGAAAAAGAAAGAGGTATTACTATTACTTCAGCAGCAACTACTGCTTTTTGAAAAGGTAAAAGAATTAATATTATTGATACCCCTGGACACGTTGATTTCACTGTTGAAGTTGAACGTTCATTACGTGTTTTAGATGGAGCCGTCGCTGTTTTAGATGCTCAATCTGGTGTTGAACCTCAAACCGAAACAGTTTGAAGACAAGCAACTAATTATAAAGTTCCACGTATTGTATACGTAAATAAAATGGATAAAGCAGGAGCTGATTTTGCTGCTTCTGTTGCATCTGTAAAACAAAGATTAGGTGGAAATGCAGTAGCAATTCAATGACCTATTGGAGCTGAATCGGACTTTAAAGGGGTTATTGATTTAGTTACAAGACAAGCTTTCACTTATAACGGAGAACCTCAAGAAGAAGAATTCCCAACAGCAATTCCTGCTGACCTAGAAGAAATTGTTGAAATCAAACGTCAAGAATTATTAGAAGCAGTTGCTGCTTTTGATGAAGAATTAATGATGCTTGTTTTAGAAGGACAAGAAGTTGAGGTTGAAGATTTTAAAGTTGCTATTAGAAAAGCAACTTTAACTTCAGAATTTTTCCCAGTAGTTTGTGGAACTTCATTTAAAAACAAAGGTGTTAAGAAAATGATTGATGCTGTTGTTGATTACTTACCTTCACCTTTAGATATTCCTGCAATTAAAGCACATGAAGGAGAAAATGAAGTTAGTGTTGAAGCTAGCGATGAAGGAAACTTTGCTGCTTTAGCTTTTAAAGTTATGAATGACCCTTTTGTTGGTTCATTGACCTTCTTCCGTGTATACCGCGGGGTATTAAACAAAGGAAGCTACGTATTTAACTCGACTAAGGGTGAAAAAGAACGTATTGGCCGTGTATTACAAATGCATGCTAACAGCCGTGTTGAAATTGATGAATGTCGTGCTGGAGATATTGCGGCAGCTGTTGGTCTTAAATACACAACAACTGGTGACACTTTAATTGATGAAAAATCACCAAAAATTGTTCTAGAAAGAATGGTATTCCCAGAACCAGTTATTTCACAAGCTTTAGAGCCTGAATCAAAAGCTGCTACTGAAAAACTTTCATTAGGATTACAAAAACTGGCAGCTGAAGATCCAACTTTTAGAACTTATACAGATGAAGAAACAGGTCAAACAATTATTGCTGGTATGGGTGAATTACACCTTGATATTATTGTAGACCGTCTAAAACGTGAATTTGGTGTTCAAGCTAAAGTTGGAGCTCCTCAAGTTTCATACCGTGAAACAATTACTAAAACAGCTGATGTCGAAGGAAAACACATTAAACAATCTGGTGGTAAAGGACAATACGGGCACGTATGACTTAAATTTGAACCTAACCCAGATGGTGGTTTTGAATTTGTGGATAAAATTGTTGGTGGTAAAATCCCTAAAGAATACATTAAATCAATCCAAAAAGGTCTTGAAGAAAAAATGGCAGCTGGTATTTTAGCTGGATATCAAATGATTGATATTAAAGCTACCTTATTTGATGGTTCATACCACGACGTCGACTCTTCGGAAATGGCTTACAAAATAGCTGCTTCTAAAGCTTTAACTAAAGCTAAAGATCAAATTGGAACAGTATTACTTGAACCAATTATGGATGTTTCAGTTGTTGTTCCTTCAGATCACATGGGAGATGTAATTGGTGATTTATCACGTCGTAGAGGGCTTGTTAATGACCAAGAACAAAGAAATGATGGAGCCGTTGTTGTTAGAGCACAGGTTCCGCTTTCTGAAATGTTTGGCTATTCAACAGAACTTAGATCTATGACTTCAGGTCGTGGAACTTACCAAATGCAATTTGATCATTACGAAAAAACACCTAAAAACATTTCTGATGAAATTATTAAAAGAAGAAACTTACAATCTAAAGACGAGGATTAA
- the rpsG gene encoding 30S ribosomal protein S7, with translation MSRKKTAPIREVLADPVFNSVVVTKLINQIMLDGKKSIAQDILYSAFELIKEKTSREPMEVFLEAVENITPQLEIRTRRIGGTNYQVPTEVTARRKQTLALRWLVQYARLRNEKTMDVRLANEIIDASKKTGGAIKKREDTHKMAEANRAFAHFRW, from the coding sequence ATGTCAAGAAAAAAAACAGCACCAATCCGTGAAGTACTTGCAGATCCAGTTTTTAACTCAGTAGTAGTTACAAAATTAATTAACCAAATTATGCTTGACGGAAAAAAATCAATTGCTCAAGATATTTTATATTCAGCATTTGAACTTATTAAAGAAAAAACAAGTAGAGAACCAATGGAAGTGTTTTTAGAAGCAGTCGAAAACATTACACCGCAATTGGAAATACGTACTAGAAGAATTGGAGGAACAAACTACCAAGTACCTACTGAAGTTACTGCTCGTAGAAAACAAACATTAGCACTTAGATGATTAGTGCAATATGCAAGATTAAGAAACGAAAAAACAATGGATGTTCGTTTAGCAAATGAAATCATCGATGCATCAAAGAAAACAGGTGGAGCAATTAAAAAACGTGAAGACACCCATAAAATGGCTGAAGCTAACCGTGCATTTGCACACTTCAGATGATAG
- the rpsL gene encoding 30S ribosomal protein S12 produces MSTTNQLVNHGRVSKTKKQNAPALSLTYNSLIKKAKKMASPFKRGVCTRVATMTPKKPNSALRKYARVRLSNQMEVTAYIPGEGHNLQEHSVVLIRGGRVKDLPGVRYHIVRGTQDAAGVAKRNQGRSLYGTKKAK; encoded by the coding sequence ATGTCAACAACAAATCAGTTAGTTAATCATGGTCGTGTTTCTAAAACGAAGAAACAAAATGCACCGGCTTTATCGCTTACATATAACTCATTAATTAAAAAAGCTAAAAAAATGGCTTCACCATTTAAGCGTGGTGTATGTACCCGTGTTGCAACAATGACACCTAAAAAACCTAACTCAGCTTTACGTAAATATGCTCGTGTTAGATTATCAAACCAAATGGAAGTTACAGCTTACATTCCAGGAGAAGGACACAACTTACAAGAGCACTCTGTTGTGCTTATTCGTGGTGGTCGTGTTAAAGACTTACCTGGGGTTAGATACCATATCGTACGTGGAACCCAAGATGCAGCTGGTGTTGCAAAACGTAACCAAGGCCGTAGTTTATATGGTACTAAAAAAGCTAAATAA